Proteins encoded within one genomic window of Panicum virgatum strain AP13 chromosome 1N, P.virgatum_v5, whole genome shotgun sequence:
- the LOC120653726 gene encoding cilia- and flagella-associated protein 70-like codes for MVEDDDPLTSLSLSLPGTDQRFHHDRAHCQFQELPASPSPPSPSPPPPLPPAPSAAAAAAPSAYPFSPDFMAAMQELTRADVQRYMVGAGAGVGAGYGGAELCLLQLVEGVMRAAAERVGAVERIQW; via the coding sequence ATGGTCGAGGACGACGACCCGCtgacctccctctccctctcgctccCTGGCACGGACCAGCGCTTCCACCACGACCGCGCCCACTGCCAGTTCCAGGAGCTCCCGGCGTCCCCGTCGCCGCCCTCACCATCCCCTCCTCCGCCTCTGCCACCCgctccatccgccgccgccgccgcagcgccctcGGCGTACCCGTTCAGCCCCGACTTCATGGCGGCGATGCAGGAGCTGACCCGCGCGGATGTGCAGCGGTACATggtgggcgcgggcgcgggcgtcgGCGCCGGCTACGGCGGCGCCGAGCTCTGCCTGCTGCAGCTGGTGGAGGGCGTCATGCGCGCTGCCGCCGAGCGCGTCGGTG